In Dermacentor variabilis isolate Ectoservices chromosome 11, ASM5094787v1, whole genome shotgun sequence, one genomic interval encodes:
- the LOC142564613 gene encoding uncharacterized protein LOC142564613 isoform X2, whose amino-acid sequence MSRIGTSAYRNFLMRGTTAMILLLAHIVLHTANAGYWIDPSSEDVMFMDDQKPWRTGPQDLYYDALGFMGLKTLRLTETEKGVRSPTKSRMKSLLQEYGYIDSGTMCKILALNASIEECHPL is encoded by the exons ATGTCTCGCATAGGAACCTCTGCATATAGAAATTTTTTAATGAGAGGAACAACGGCCATGATTCTTCTACTGGCACACATAGTGCTGCACACTGCTAATGCTGGATACTGGATTGATCCAAGCAGTGAAGACGTGATGTTTATGGACGACCAAAAGCCATGGCGAACCGGACCGCAGGATTT GTATTACGACGCTCTTGGTTTCATGGGTTTGAAAACGCTGCGACTGACAGAAACTGAGAAAGGAGTTCGATCTCC AACGAAGTCTAGAATGAAGTCATTACTGCAAGAATACGGGTATATTGACTCCGGTACGATGTGTAAGATTCTTGCCCTCAACGCTTCAATTGAAG AATGCCATCCTCTTTGA
- the LOC142564613 gene encoding uncharacterized protein LOC142564613 isoform X1, protein MSRIGTSAYRNFLMRGTTAMILLLAHIVLHTANAGYWIDPSSEDVMFMDDQKPWRTGPQDLYYDALGFMGLKTLRLTETEKGVRSPTKSRMKSLLQEYGYIDSGTMCKILALNASIEGNAARQTLPASRHDAARRVSHTEGRAALPDASSATPHGGSAIAADPQQTTFPRIQVYDALYLPFERPLLEMANKTSVKEVTA, encoded by the exons ATGTCTCGCATAGGAACCTCTGCATATAGAAATTTTTTAATGAGAGGAACAACGGCCATGATTCTTCTACTGGCACACATAGTGCTGCACACTGCTAATGCTGGATACTGGATTGATCCAAGCAGTGAAGACGTGATGTTTATGGACGACCAAAAGCCATGGCGAACCGGACCGCAGGATTT GTATTACGACGCTCTTGGTTTCATGGGTTTGAAAACGCTGCGACTGACAGAAACTGAGAAAGGAGTTCGATCTCC AACGAAGTCTAGAATGAAGTCATTACTGCAAGAATACGGGTATATTGACTCCGGTACGATGTGTAAGATTCTTGCCCTCAACGCTTCAATTGAAG GCAACGCAGCGCGCCAGACTCTTCCGGCGTCACGCCACGACGCAGCGCGGCGAGTGTCGCACACCGAAGGCAGAGCAGCGCTTCCAGATGCGTCCAGCGCCACGCCACACGGCGGCTCGGCGATCGCAGCAGATCCGCAGCAAACTACATTTCCCAGAATTCAAGTGTAtgatgccctgtatctgcctttcgaACGTCCGCTATTGGAAATGGCAAATAAAACGAGCGTaaaagaagttacagcttga